One segment of Triticum aestivum cultivar Chinese Spring chromosome 2A, IWGSC CS RefSeq v2.1, whole genome shotgun sequence DNA contains the following:
- the LOC123190028 gene encoding E3 ubiquitin ligase BIG BROTHER-related — translation MSMEVLHDTTGKKEAVVYYMDTPLPYAIEENFGGCFFEDDVDLAQVLQDQEIVYQLIQGNDGSGSSRTHSDPSSSCGHPRKSSRRRLKRGANYESQLAVDEALARDLQAMEDQIARATIDDKKRKEGRKPVSSSTSNNGNTSVSRSSQVLTEDGVDPDNMTYEELQQLGETIGTESKGLPEDVIALLKSSTYKIGIFSRKEKHDECVICCMAYKNRDKLTTLPCQHQYHRTCVAKWLKINKVCPVCNKEVFGS, via the exons ATGAGCATGGAGGTGCTACACGATACAACAGGGAAGAAGGAAGCGGTTGTGTACTATATGGACACCCCTTTACCATATGCAATTGAAGAGAATTTCGGGGGATGCTTCTTTGAAGATGATGTTGATCTTGCACAAGttcttcaagatcag GAAATAGTGTATCAATTAATCCAAGGAAATGATGGAAGTGGTTCATCTAGGACTCATTCAGATCCTAGTTCTAGTTGTGGCCATCCACGAAAATCGAGTAGGCGAAGATTAAAAAGAGGCGCAAATTATGAGTCACAGCTAGCTGTCGATGAAGCTTTAGCTAGAGACTTGCAGGCGATGGAGGACCAAATTGCTAGGGCAACGATAGATGACAAGAAGAGAAAAGAAG GAAGAAAGCCTGTAAGTTCTTCAACATCCAACAATGGCAATACTTCTGTTAGCAGATCTTCTCAG GTATTAACGGAGGATGGAGTTGATCCTGATAATATGACTTATGAG GAACTACAACAATTAGGGGAAACTATTGGGACTGAAAGTAAAGGGTTGCCAGAAGATGTGATAGCTCTCCTTAAGTCTTCAACATACAAAATTGGGATATTCTCAAGAAAGGAAAAACATGATGA ATGTGTCATATGCTGTATGGCTTACAAGAACCGCGATAAGCTGACTACATTGCCCTGTCAGCATCAGTACCATCGAACTTGTGTTGCCAAATGGTTGAAGATCAATAAG GTATGCCCCGTTTGCAACAAGGAGGTTTTTGGGTCGTGA